One region of Quercus lobata isolate SW786 chromosome 2, ValleyOak3.0 Primary Assembly, whole genome shotgun sequence genomic DNA includes:
- the LOC115976665 gene encoding GDSL esterase/lipase At3g27950-like, with translation MDSMRVCCVLVLLIVSLVRHPALVVGGGGVLRCDFPAIYNFGDSNSDTGGISAALSEIHAPNGETFFGHPSGRACDGRLIIDFIANELKLLYLSAYLDSLGTNFRHGANFATGGSSIRPGGYGPFHLGIQTSQFIQFKSRTTALYNQLSPNSRETPLLKTRLSRPKDFSKAIYTFDIGQNDLGFGFQYTTIEEVRLSIPNILSQLSQAVHLLYKEGAIVFRVHNTGPIVCLPYSVIYQSKSGNLDQIGCVKPQNKVAQEFNRQLKDMVFQLRAQLPNAAFTYVDVFSAKYDLISNAKNEGFVDPFEFYCGSFYGYHID, from the exons ATGGACTCAATGAGGGTATGCTGTGTGTTGGTGCTATTGATTGTGAGCTTGGTAAGACATCCAGCATTGgtggtgggtggtggtggtgtacTAAGATGTGATTTTCCAGCTATATACAACTTTGGGGACTCAAACTCTGACACAGGAGGCATTTCAGCAGCTTTGTCAGAGATTCATGCACCCAATGGTGAAACCTTCTTTGGACACCCTTCAGGAAGGGCTTGTGATGGTCGACTCATCATTGATTTTATAG CTAATGAGCTGAAGTTACTGTACCTGAGTGCATACTTGGACTCACTTGGTACAAATTTTAGGCATGGTGCAAATTTTGCAACAGGAGGTTCATCAATTCGTCCAGGTGGTTATGGTCCATTCCATCTCGGCATTCAAACATCCCAGTTCATACAATTCAAATCTCGTACAACTGCTCTATATAATCAACTCAGCCCCAACAGTA GAGAGACCCCACTACTTAAAACACGGCTCTCAAGGCCTAAGGACTTCTCAAAGGCTATTTACACATTTGATATTGGACAGAACGATcttggttttggttttcaaTACACAACAATAGAAGAAGTTCGACTGTCCATTCCTAATATCTTAAGCCAGTTGTCCCAAGCAGTGCAT CTATTATACAAGGAAGGTGCAATAGTATTTCGGGTACATAATACTGGCCCAATTGTTTGCTTGCCATATAGTGTTATATACCAATCAAAGTCCGGTAATCTGGACCAGATTGGGTGTGTGAAGCCTCAGAATAAGGTAGCTCAGGAGTTTAACAGGCAGCTTAAAGACATGGTATTTCAGCTGAGGGCACAGCTTCCTAACGCAGCATTTACATATGTTGATGTGTTTTCAGCTAAATATGATCTCATTAGCAATGCAAAGAATGAAG GTTTTGTTGATCCATTTGAGTTCTACTGTGGGAGTTTCTATGGGTACCATATTGATTGA